The following proteins come from a genomic window of Pseudomonas cichorii:
- a CDS encoding sensor histidine kinase: MRESKTFGKAAMAVRLAALLALAVAIAIADTLMDLEIAVGVFQIAVVLLAARFMPAGGVIAVALGCMGLTVISYELTTSRSSESGLINCGISLLAIAMTTYLALRLAAAIRTAHEARTQLAQIARVNMLGELTASIAHEVNQPLAAIVTSGNAGLRWLANEPANLPKARQAIERMIGDANRASDVIVHVRALAKPASTHKEWVSVADAVAEIVSLAHSEMNQQGVTLTVEIPDGLPPLLADRVQIQQVLLNMMLNAMDAMSGLESGQAQLQVVVDWRAGSDVRFSVSDNGIGVPAEHLERIFDAFYTTKEQGMGIGLAISRSIIEAHGGRIWVTPGEQGGATFHFTLPTAKMES, encoded by the coding sequence ATGCGTGAGTCGAAAACCTTTGGCAAGGCAGCAATGGCCGTTCGACTGGCCGCATTGCTCGCGCTGGCGGTGGCCATTGCGATTGCCGATACGCTGATGGATCTGGAAATTGCGGTAGGGGTTTTCCAGATCGCCGTGGTGCTCCTGGCGGCGCGCTTCATGCCGGCAGGTGGCGTGATCGCCGTCGCGCTGGGGTGTATGGGGTTGACCGTCATCAGCTACGAATTGACCACCTCCCGCTCCAGTGAGTCGGGGTTGATCAATTGCGGCATCAGCCTTCTGGCCATCGCCATGACCACCTATCTGGCGTTGCGCCTGGCAGCGGCGATCCGCACGGCTCACGAGGCGCGTACCCAGTTGGCGCAGATTGCGCGGGTCAACATGTTGGGCGAACTGACGGCGTCCATCGCCCATGAGGTCAACCAGCCGCTGGCGGCGATTGTCACCAGTGGCAACGCCGGTTTGCGCTGGCTGGCCAACGAGCCGGCGAACCTGCCCAAGGCCCGGCAGGCCATCGAGCGCATGATCGGCGATGCTAATCGGGCCAGCGATGTGATCGTGCATGTACGGGCGCTGGCAAAACCGGCCTCGACTCACAAGGAATGGGTAAGCGTGGCCGATGCCGTCGCCGAAATCGTTTCCCTCGCCCATAGTGAAATGAACCAGCAGGGCGTTACCCTGACGGTGGAAATTCCCGACGGCTTGCCGCCGCTGCTGGCCGATCGTGTGCAGATCCAGCAGGTGCTGCTGAACATGATGCTCAACGCGATGGACGCCATGAGCGGTCTTGAGTCGGGTCAGGCCCAATTGCAGGTGGTGGTGGACTGGCGCGCAGGCTCGGATGTCCGGTTTTCTGTATCCGATAATGGCATCGGCGTCCCGGCGGAACATCTCGAGCGGATTTTTGATGCCTTCTACACGACCAAGGAACAGGGGATGGGGATTGGTCTGGCAATCAGCCGCTCCATTATCGAGGCCCATGGCGGCCGCATCTGGGTGACGCCCGGCGAGCAGGGCGGCGCGACGTTTCATTTCACCCTGCCTACCGCAAAGATGGAGAGCTGA
- a CDS encoding membrane protein, with amino-acid sequence MELNPADKTAEKPSILSFDKSTVVVWVVIGLILVETFSGVLRFYFDKAGISPLLYVPKMACVLLFALELRTFRAGRLFWACMLLWVFFAMLAMLHGASLFNIAFSLFALSPLFFGLVCSEYLFRRRKLLAWAIGFCLLASLAGLALDKYTFVPWKGYTYSVGETQLSANMSWSADDEDRIAGFARMSSLLSILIALYSLYLLMFIRSRPLILLLSTVALYGIVLTTSKAPAVAFVLTLGLLLIQRMTWPCRLACILAVMAGLLLPTLGLLHDFDARTVSSGGSSLASLYDRLNNTWPNIVDAMTLAGWGMTGAGFGMVGSTLTMFPVPGADIFMTIDSSVVYLWVMLGISGLLLYALQIPLFFALINEQNPLSRMLLAIGFCCCLISWTTDIFEVTVANLFIGLAVGHVLFARREEDVQANGPAHMQINALPAPH; translated from the coding sequence ATGGAGTTGAACCCTGCGGACAAGACGGCCGAGAAGCCGTCGATCCTGTCATTCGATAAATCGACCGTCGTCGTGTGGGTGGTCATCGGCCTGATCCTGGTCGAAACCTTTTCCGGCGTGCTGCGCTTCTACTTCGACAAGGCAGGCATCAGCCCGCTGCTCTATGTGCCCAAGATGGCATGCGTCCTGTTGTTTGCCCTGGAGTTGCGCACTTTCAGGGCCGGAAGGCTGTTCTGGGCGTGCATGTTGCTGTGGGTGTTTTTCGCGATGCTGGCGATGCTGCATGGCGCCAGCCTGTTCAATATTGCCTTCAGCCTGTTCGCCTTGAGCCCGCTGTTTTTCGGGCTGGTGTGCAGCGAATACCTGTTCCGGCGCAGAAAACTGCTCGCCTGGGCCATCGGCTTTTGCCTGCTGGCGTCACTGGCGGGCCTGGCACTGGACAAGTACACCTTCGTGCCCTGGAAAGGCTACACCTACAGCGTGGGCGAAACGCAGCTCAGCGCCAATATGTCATGGAGTGCGGACGATGAAGACCGGATTGCCGGTTTCGCCCGGATGTCGAGCCTGCTGTCGATCCTCATCGCCCTCTACAGCCTGTACCTGCTGATGTTTATCCGTTCGCGGCCACTCATCCTGCTGCTGAGCACAGTGGCGCTCTACGGAATCGTGCTGACTACCAGCAAGGCGCCCGCCGTCGCCTTCGTGCTGACCCTCGGTTTACTGCTGATCCAGCGGATGACCTGGCCCTGTCGACTGGCCTGCATCCTGGCGGTCATGGCCGGCTTGCTGCTGCCGACGCTTGGGCTTTTGCATGACTTCGATGCCCGGACAGTCAGCAGCGGCGGCAGCTCGCTGGCGTCGCTGTATGACCGACTGAACAACACCTGGCCCAACATCGTCGACGCCATGACTCTGGCCGGCTGGGGCATGACCGGAGCGGGGTTCGGAATGGTCGGCAGTACGCTGACGATGTTTCCGGTTCCGGGCGCCGACATCTTCATGACCATCGACAGCAGCGTCGTCTACCTGTGGGTGATGCTGGGGATTAGCGGGCTGTTGCTGTATGCGCTGCAGATTCCCCTGTTCTTCGCTCTGATCAACGAACAAAACCCGTTGAGCCGCATGTTGCTGGCGATCGGTTTCTGTTGCTGCCTGATCAGCTGGACCACGGATATCTTCGAGGTGACGGTGGCCAACCTGTTCATCGGTCTGGCCGTGGGGCATGTGCTGTTCGCCCGGCGTGAAGAGGATGTGCAGGCGAACGGCCCAGCGCACATGCAGATCAACGCCCTACCCGCTCCGCACTGA
- a CDS encoding glucan biosynthesis protein D, which produces MNRRNLLKASMALAAYSSLPASGLFAARALAAAADGEIEHFDFPTLQAHAKQLAGKAYVSTKQVLPPVLADMTPLQFNAIRYDAAHSLWNDVKGQLDVQFFHVGMGFKTPVRMYSLDAKTKQAREVHFRHELFNYENSGIDKNLVKGDLGFAGFKLFKAPQIAVNDIVSFLGASYFRAVDGNNQYGLSARGLAIDTYAKRQEEFPDFTKFWFETPDKNATRFVVYALLDSPSATGAYRFDIDCQSGQVVMEVDAHINARADIEQLGITPMTSMFSCGTHERRMCDSIHPQLHDSDRLAMWRGNGEWICRPLNNPAKLQFNAFSDKDPKGFGLVQYDHNFASYQDTVVWYHRRPSLWVEPTTAWGEGEISLLEIPTTGETMDNIVVFWTPKAKVKAGESLNYGYKLFWSPLPPVSTPLAQVNATRSGMGGFTEGWAPGEHYPKYWARRFAVDFHGGGLDRLPEGTGIEPVLKVSHGKVQDFNILVLPDIKGYRITFDWLPDSDSVEPVEMRMFIRTGDRTLSETWLYQYFPPAPDRRKYP; this is translated from the coding sequence ATGAATCGCAGGAATCTCCTTAAAGCTTCCATGGCGTTGGCCGCCTACAGCAGCTTGCCGGCCTCGGGGCTTTTTGCTGCGCGAGCACTTGCCGCTGCTGCGGACGGCGAGATAGAGCATTTCGATTTCCCGACATTGCAGGCTCACGCCAAACAACTGGCCGGCAAGGCCTATGTCAGCACCAAGCAGGTGCTGCCGCCGGTACTGGCGGACATGACGCCGTTGCAGTTCAACGCCATCCGCTACGACGCCGCGCACTCCTTGTGGAACGACGTCAAAGGCCAACTGGACGTGCAGTTCTTCCACGTCGGCATGGGCTTCAAGACCCCCGTGCGTATGTACAGCCTCGACGCCAAGACCAAACAGGCGCGGGAAGTGCATTTCCGTCACGAGCTGTTCAACTACGAGAACAGCGGCATCGACAAGAACCTGGTCAAGGGTGACCTGGGCTTTGCCGGGTTCAAACTGTTCAAGGCCCCGCAAATTGCCGTCAACGATATCGTGTCGTTCCTGGGTGCCAGCTACTTCCGCGCAGTGGACGGCAACAATCAGTACGGCCTGTCGGCACGCGGTCTGGCCATCGACACCTACGCCAAGCGTCAGGAAGAGTTTCCAGACTTCACCAAGTTCTGGTTCGAGACGCCGGACAAGAACGCTACCCGTTTCGTGGTCTACGCCCTGCTGGACTCGCCGAGCGCCACCGGTGCGTATCGCTTCGACATCGATTGCCAATCCGGTCAGGTGGTGATGGAAGTCGACGCACACATCAATGCGCGGGCCGACATCGAGCAACTGGGCATCACGCCGATGACCAGCATGTTCAGTTGTGGCACCCACGAGCGCCGCATGTGCGACTCGATTCACCCACAACTGCACGACTCCGACCGGCTGGCCATGTGGCGCGGTAACGGCGAGTGGATCTGCCGTCCGCTGAACAACCCGGCCAAACTGCAGTTCAACGCCTTCTCTGATAAAGATCCGAAGGGCTTCGGCCTTGTGCAGTACGACCACAACTTTGCCAGCTATCAGGACACCGTGGTCTGGTACCACCGTCGCCCGAGCCTGTGGGTCGAGCCGACCACGGCATGGGGTGAGGGCGAAATCAGTCTGCTGGAGATCCCGACCACCGGCGAAACGATGGATAACATCGTGGTGTTCTGGACCCCCAAGGCCAAGGTCAAGGCGGGCGAGTCACTCAACTACGGTTACAAGCTGTTCTGGAGCCCTCTGCCACCGGTCAGCACTCCGCTGGCTCAGGTCAATGCGACCCGTTCGGGCATGGGCGGCTTCACCGAAGGCTGGGCTCCCGGCGAGCACTACCCGAAATACTGGGCACGCCGTTTTGCTGTGGACTTCCACGGCGGCGGTCTGGACCGCCTGCCAGAAGGCACAGGCATCGAGCCGGTGCTGAAGGTTTCCCACGGCAAGGTTCAGGACTTCAACATCCTGGTACTGCCTGACATCAAGGGTTACCGCATCACCTTCGACTGGCTGCCTGACAGCGACTCGGTAGAGCCGGTGGAAATGCGCATGTTCATCCGCACCGGGGATCGCACCCTGAGCGAGACCTGGCTGTACCAGTACTTCCCGCCTGCTCCGGACAGACGCAAGTACCCATAA
- a CDS encoding ABC transporter permease: MNSVFESGKKRPPLKYGSTRNHVSGLADFICVLLLAVIAMLVFHGVHQMAQPLMVLDSSPMVLDTAQLPEYALRTTLRMFAALAASLIFTFVVATLAAKSRKAEMIIIPALDILQSVPVLGFMAFTVTFFMGMFPGRQLGAEFAAIFAIFTSQAWNMAFSFYQSLRTVPSDLNEVSRQFGFSPLLRFFRLELPFAMPGLVWNMMMSMSGGWFFVVACEAISVGDTQINLPGIGSWLALAIAHKDPAAVAWAVGAMALVILCYDQLLFRPVVAWADKFRFEQTASQKRPRSWMYSLLGRSRLVPAVCAAFTAPWRVLMAVNWSVLGRSRKTAVTPRVNRLADSLWLVLVLAGCVAASVWLMHFISQTLGLDDVANAFGLGLVTMLRVILLIVIASLIWVPIGVWIGLRPVWAERLQPVAQFLAAFPANVLFPFAVIAIVGLKLNPDIWLSPLMVLGTQWYILFNVIAGASALPTDLREVAGIFNIRGWQWWRRVALPGIFPYYITGALTASGGSWNASIVAEAVSWGDKSLQATGLGSYIASATQAGDFARVALGIVVMSVFVIAFNRLLWRPLYGFAERRLSLV; encoded by the coding sequence ATGAACTCTGTCTTTGAATCCGGTAAAAAACGGCCACCTCTCAAGTACGGATCGACGCGCAATCATGTGTCCGGTCTGGCCGACTTTATCTGTGTGCTGCTTCTGGCAGTGATCGCAATGCTGGTGTTTCACGGCGTCCATCAGATGGCGCAACCCCTGATGGTACTGGACAGTTCGCCCATGGTGCTCGATACGGCGCAGTTGCCGGAGTATGCCTTGCGCACCACACTGCGCATGTTTGCGGCGCTGGCGGCTTCGTTGATCTTCACGTTTGTCGTGGCCACTCTGGCGGCCAAGAGTCGCAAGGCCGAGATGATCATTATTCCGGCGCTGGACATATTACAGTCCGTTCCGGTTCTGGGGTTTATGGCATTTACCGTGACCTTCTTCATGGGCATGTTTCCCGGTCGGCAATTGGGTGCAGAGTTTGCGGCCATCTTTGCCATTTTTACCAGTCAGGCCTGGAACATGGCGTTCAGTTTCTATCAGTCGCTGCGCACGGTGCCGAGCGATTTGAATGAAGTCAGTCGCCAGTTCGGTTTTTCGCCGTTGCTCAGGTTTTTCCGGCTGGAGTTGCCATTCGCCATGCCGGGGCTGGTGTGGAACATGATGATGTCGATGTCTGGCGGCTGGTTTTTCGTGGTGGCCTGCGAAGCGATTTCTGTGGGGGATACCCAGATCAACCTGCCAGGCATCGGTTCCTGGCTGGCACTGGCTATTGCCCATAAGGACCCCGCTGCTGTGGCCTGGGCGGTGGGGGCCATGGCGTTGGTGATCCTGTGCTACGACCAGTTGCTGTTTCGGCCGGTGGTAGCCTGGGCCGACAAGTTTCGTTTCGAGCAGACCGCCTCGCAAAAACGTCCGCGCTCATGGATGTACAGCCTGTTGGGGCGTTCGCGCCTGGTGCCTGCTGTCTGTGCAGCGTTTACAGCGCCCTGGCGTGTATTGATGGCCGTGAACTGGTCGGTTTTGGGGCGTTCGCGCAAGACCGCGGTCACGCCCAGAGTGAACCGCCTGGCTGACAGCCTCTGGCTGGTCCTGGTGCTGGCCGGTTGTGTGGCCGCGAGTGTCTGGCTGATGCATTTCATCAGCCAGACACTGGGGCTGGACGATGTGGCGAACGCTTTTGGCCTCGGGTTGGTGACCATGTTGCGTGTGATTCTGCTGATCGTCATTGCCAGCCTGATCTGGGTGCCGATCGGTGTGTGGATCGGCTTGCGTCCTGTGTGGGCTGAACGGCTGCAACCGGTTGCGCAGTTTCTCGCGGCGTTTCCGGCCAACGTGCTGTTCCCGTTCGCGGTCATCGCCATTGTCGGGCTGAAGCTGAACCCGGATATCTGGCTCTCGCCGCTGATGGTGCTGGGGACCCAGTGGTACATCCTGTTCAACGTGATCGCCGGGGCCAGCGCCTTGCCGACCGACCTGCGGGAAGTGGCCGGGATCTTCAACATACGCGGCTGGCAATGGTGGCGGCGCGTGGCTTTGCCGGGGATTTTCCCTTACTACATTACCGGCGCGCTCACCGCTTCAGGCGGTTCGTGGAACGCCAGCATCGTGGCCGAGGCGGTGTCCTGGGGTGACAAGTCCCTGCAGGCAACCGGGCTGGGCTCGTATATCGCCAGTGCCACTCAGGCGGGTGATTTCGCCCGGGTTGCCTTGGGCATCGTCGTGATGTCGGTGTTCGTAATTGCCTTCAACCGTCTGCTCTGGCGCCCGCTTTACGGGTTTGCCGAGCGCCGTTTGAGTCTGGTCTGA
- a CDS encoding glycoside hydrolase 5 family protein, producing MRTLAWLLLGCLAGHASAQEEPVFLTGIGTHLMNFDHQLRQPLNLAGQAGFNAVRDDIFWSTAEPSPNQWRIIPQWRNYLNMASDLNLSRTAILGYSTSFHGNAKPRTPEVTAAFLKYVDYVSRQLGNKVSFYEVWNEWDLDGPKDRKLSLDYADLVTSTVPVIRKNTRDVNGTQAKILAGAITRDGMNGGFADGLIESGVLDLVDGLSLHPYAHCSATNGNTPEAWVRWMTRYEQDIRTRVGRAVPLYLTEMGWPSHQGPCGKSEVTQAVYMARIFFLARTIPNVKGLWWYDLFNDGPNRYDQEHNFGVLNEDLSPKPAYAMMQAIAPIISSYTYDAQASTLSDSTYLLYFDKDDERVLVAWAIGQPTDEQIVSERPMSGPVRLTDTINPEQGRIDSKQSWQCQASRCSTSVRLTNFPKIISLSRNH from the coding sequence ATGAGAACCCTTGCATGGCTGCTGCTTGGCTGCCTGGCCGGTCACGCATCGGCCCAGGAAGAGCCGGTCTTTCTGACGGGGATCGGCACCCATCTGATGAATTTCGATCACCAACTGAGGCAACCGCTGAATCTCGCCGGGCAGGCAGGCTTCAATGCGGTCAGGGACGATATCTTCTGGTCCACCGCCGAGCCCAGCCCCAATCAGTGGCGCATCATCCCTCAATGGCGAAACTACCTGAACATGGCCAGTGACCTGAACCTCAGCAGAACGGCCATTCTGGGTTACAGCACCTCGTTTCATGGCAACGCCAAGCCCCGCACGCCCGAGGTGACAGCGGCGTTCTTGAAGTATGTCGACTACGTCAGCCGGCAACTGGGCAACAAGGTGAGTTTCTACGAGGTCTGGAACGAGTGGGATCTGGACGGGCCGAAAGACCGCAAGCTCAGCCTGGACTATGCCGATCTGGTCACCAGCACCGTGCCAGTGATTCGCAAGAATACCCGCGACGTCAATGGCACCCAGGCGAAGATCCTGGCGGGTGCAATTACCCGCGATGGCATGAACGGCGGCTTCGCGGACGGCCTGATCGAAAGTGGCGTGCTGGATCTGGTGGACGGTCTTTCCCTGCATCCTTACGCCCATTGCTCTGCCACCAACGGCAATACACCGGAAGCCTGGGTGCGCTGGATGACTCGCTACGAGCAGGACATCCGCACCCGCGTGGGCCGTGCCGTGCCGCTCTACCTCACGGAAATGGGCTGGCCCAGCCATCAGGGACCCTGCGGCAAGAGCGAGGTCACCCAGGCCGTCTACATGGCGCGGATCTTTTTCCTGGCGCGCACGATCCCCAATGTCAAAGGCCTGTGGTGGTACGACCTGTTCAATGACGGGCCGAACCGCTACGACCAGGAACATAACTTCGGGGTGCTCAATGAAGACCTGTCGCCCAAGCCTGCCTACGCCATGATGCAAGCCATCGCGCCGATCATCAGCAGTTACACCTACGACGCCCAGGCCAGCACCCTGAGCGACAGCACTTACCTGTTGTACTTCGACAAGGACGATGAGCGGGTCCTGGTGGCCTGGGCCATCGGCCAGCCAACGGATGAGCAGATCGTCAGCGAACGGCCCATGAGCGGACCGGTGAGGCTGACCGATACCATCAACCCCGAACAGGGCCGCATCGACAGCAAGCAATCATGGCAGTGCCAGGCCAGCCGCTGCTCGACCTCGGTCAGGCTGACCAACTTCCCCAAGATCATCAGCCTGAGCCGCAATCACTGA
- a CDS encoding ABC transporter ATP-binding protein, translating into MMTIEKRCLVDVRDVRHVYGKASKERLVLDNVTLKLNENEIIGLLGRSGSGKSTLLRSIAGLVVPTAGEVSFPAGPQGRAPTVSMVFQSFALFPWLTVLENVEVGLEAQRVPAELRRKRALAAIDLIGLDGFESAYPKELSGGMRQRVGMARALVIDPDVLLMDEPFSALDVLTAETLRTDLLDMWSEGRMPIKSILMVTHNIAEAVLMCDRILLFSSNPGRVVSEIKVDLPQPRNRQDPLFRALVEEIYVLMTQDSDAGELRQGVFPGTGLGMVLPQVSINALTGLIEAIHAPPYGATADLPELASALHYNADELFPIAEVLQLLRFAELKGGDIRLLPSARRYALADIDERKQLFAHHLLSFVPLVAHIRRVLDDRATHTAPARRFRDQLEDFMSESDAMQTLRSVTQWGRYAELFAYDEVLDQFSLDNPS; encoded by the coding sequence ATGATGACTATCGAAAAGCGCTGCCTGGTGGATGTCCGCGATGTTCGGCATGTCTACGGCAAAGCCAGCAAAGAAAGGCTGGTGCTGGATAACGTGACGCTCAAGCTCAACGAAAACGAGATCATCGGCCTGCTGGGCCGCTCGGGTTCGGGCAAGTCCACGCTGCTGCGCTCCATTGCTGGCCTGGTGGTGCCCACCGCTGGCGAAGTGAGTTTCCCCGCCGGGCCGCAAGGGCGGGCACCCACCGTGAGCATGGTTTTCCAGAGCTTTGCGCTGTTCCCGTGGCTGACGGTGCTGGAGAATGTGGAAGTCGGCCTGGAAGCGCAGCGAGTGCCTGCAGAGCTGCGCCGCAAGCGCGCTCTGGCGGCCATTGACCTGATTGGCCTGGACGGTTTCGAGAGTGCTTATCCCAAGGAGTTGTCGGGCGGCATGCGCCAGCGTGTGGGCATGGCTCGCGCCCTGGTGATCGACCCTGACGTGCTGTTGATGGACGAGCCGTTTTCTGCCCTCGACGTGCTGACCGCCGAAACCCTGCGCACCGATCTGCTGGACATGTGGTCCGAAGGCCGGATGCCCATCAAGTCGATCCTGATGGTGACCCACAACATCGCCGAAGCGGTGCTGATGTGTGATCGCATCCTGCTGTTCTCCTCCAACCCCGGTCGGGTGGTCAGCGAGATCAAGGTCGATCTGCCGCAGCCGCGCAACCGTCAGGACCCACTGTTCAGGGCTCTGGTGGAAGAGATCTACGTGCTCATGACTCAGGACAGTGACGCTGGCGAACTGCGTCAGGGCGTCTTTCCGGGGACCGGACTGGGCATGGTGCTGCCGCAGGTTTCCATCAACGCGCTGACCGGGTTGATCGAGGCGATTCATGCGCCGCCTTATGGCGCCACGGCGGACTTGCCGGAGCTGGCCAGCGCATTGCACTACAACGCCGACGAGCTGTTCCCGATTGCCGAAGTCCTGCAATTGCTGCGTTTTGCCGAACTCAAGGGGGGCGACATCCGCCTGCTGCCGTCTGCGCGTCGCTATGCCCTGGCCGACATAGATGAGCGCAAACAGCTGTTCGCCCACCATCTGCTGAGTTTCGTACCGCTGGTGGCGCATATCCGTCGCGTGCTGGATGATCGTGCCACCCACACGGCTCCGGCGCGACGTTTCCGGGACCAGCTTGAAGACTTCATGTCCGAAAGCGATGCAATGCAGACCTTGCGCAGCGTCACCCAGTGGGGCCGCTATGCCGAGCTTTTTGCCTATGATGAGGTGCTGGATCAGTTCAGCCTCGACAATCCCTCATAA
- a CDS encoding TetR/AcrR family transcriptional regulator, protein MKTVESKKSGRPLSFDRDVVLEKAMFAFWEHGYESTSMATLTKAMGVTAPSIYAAFGDKKQLFLEAVDLYLKKGMASRKALAANATVRESVLSSLRHAIEMFTTNADSSGCLLATAAVSCSESAADVREHLAAIRRGMEDDLVSTIRDGIQKGELPPGTDASVLAGFFMATLQGLAALARDGADRQRLFEIVDVAMSVWPSPSER, encoded by the coding sequence ATGAAAACAGTCGAATCTAAAAAATCGGGACGTCCGCTTTCTTTTGACCGCGATGTCGTACTTGAAAAGGCGATGTTTGCTTTCTGGGAACATGGCTATGAGTCCACGTCCATGGCCACGCTGACGAAAGCAATGGGGGTTACGGCTCCAAGCATCTATGCCGCCTTCGGAGACAAGAAACAGCTTTTCCTGGAGGCTGTGGATCTGTATCTAAAAAAGGGAATGGCTTCCAGGAAGGCGCTGGCTGCGAACGCAACCGTGCGTGAAAGCGTGCTGAGTTCATTGCGGCATGCGATAGAGATGTTTACGACCAATGCCGACTCTTCCGGGTGCCTGCTCGCCACGGCTGCGGTCAGTTGTTCGGAGTCGGCTGCTGATGTTCGCGAACATCTGGCTGCAATTCGCCGTGGCATGGAAGATGACCTCGTCTCAACGATCAGGGACGGTATCCAGAAAGGTGAACTTCCTCCTGGCACTGACGCTTCGGTTCTGGCCGGGTTTTTCATGGCAACCCTTCAGGGATTGGCGGCACTGGCACGCGACGGAGCGGATCGGCAGAGGCTGTTTGAGATCGTGGATGTGGCCATGTCTGTCTGGCCATCTCCTTCAGAGAGATAG
- a CDS encoding response regulator transcription factor, with product MKTIVPAPQDEEPIIYVVDDDQSVRSSLEDLLASVGLRAMLFGSTREFLDSPRPDAPGCLILDVRMPGMSGLDFQSEMVKWGLGLPVIFITGHGDIPMSVRAMKAGALEFLTKPFREQDLLDAIQQGLVRDRARRQVRAVETELQRRHASLNAGEQQVMELVVSGLLNKQIADRLNVSEITVKVRRGSVMRKMQADSLADLVKFAERLQSSGAPLDQ from the coding sequence ATGAAAACAATCGTTCCGGCGCCGCAGGACGAAGAACCGATCATTTACGTGGTCGACGACGATCAGTCGGTGCGTTCCTCTCTGGAGGATTTGCTGGCCTCGGTCGGGCTGCGCGCCATGCTGTTCGGTTCAACCCGGGAGTTCCTCGACAGCCCGCGACCCGATGCGCCCGGTTGCCTGATTCTGGACGTGCGGATGCCGGGCATGAGCGGCCTGGATTTTCAGAGCGAGATGGTGAAGTGGGGGCTCGGGCTGCCGGTGATTTTCATCACCGGGCATGGCGATATCCCGATGTCGGTGCGGGCGATGAAGGCGGGTGCTCTGGAGTTTCTGACCAAACCTTTTCGTGAGCAGGATTTGCTGGATGCGATCCAGCAGGGTCTGGTGCGGGATCGGGCAAGACGTCAGGTCCGTGCCGTGGAAACCGAGTTGCAGCGGCGTCATGCAAGCCTGAATGCGGGGGAGCAGCAGGTGATGGAGCTTGTGGTCAGCGGCCTGTTGAACAAGCAGATTGCGGATCGGCTCAACGTGAGCGAAATAACGGTCAAGGTCCGACGTGGCTCGGTCATGCGCAAGATGCAGGCTGACTCTCTGGCGGATCTGGTCAAGTTTGCCGAGCGTCTTCAGTCATCAGGCGCGCCGCTGGATCAGTGA
- a CDS encoding YkgJ family cysteine cluster protein: MQSNVIRYNCVGCGICCKGRLVPLTLNEAEQWLARGHDVAVILEAFNELTWPADSRQYAHSAGRSVAVNDAQSSIRVIAVFAGNALEQCPNLRADNLCGIYEERPLVCRIYPMEINPFIEVSKDNKICPPESWESGDILCTDGVANPELQALVNRSRQADIVDAATKIAVCAQLGIKVASWKEDAFAVYFPERLQLMDAIRSSKEAAVEDWSENWKVRADDPQLRERLLAHHVPLAAPDDCDYIFHKL, from the coding sequence ATGCAAAGCAATGTAATCCGATATAACTGCGTGGGTTGCGGGATCTGCTGTAAAGGTCGTCTTGTGCCCTTGACGCTGAACGAAGCCGAGCAATGGCTGGCTCGCGGACACGATGTAGCGGTGATACTGGAGGCTTTCAACGAGCTGACCTGGCCAGCCGACTCAAGACAATACGCCCACAGCGCTGGCCGGTCGGTCGCGGTCAACGATGCCCAGAGCAGCATTCGCGTTATTGCTGTGTTCGCTGGCAATGCCCTTGAGCAATGCCCGAATCTGCGGGCGGACAACCTGTGCGGCATCTATGAAGAACGCCCGCTGGTCTGCCGGATTTACCCGATGGAAATCAATCCATTCATCGAGGTCAGCAAGGACAACAAGATCTGTCCGCCCGAGTCTTGGGAAAGCGGCGACATTCTGTGCACCGATGGCGTAGCCAATCCCGAACTTCAGGCGCTGGTCAACCGGTCCAGACAGGCCGACATCGTTGATGCAGCAACCAAGATAGCCGTCTGCGCGCAACTGGGCATCAAGGTGGCCAGTTGGAAGGAGGATGCATTCGCCGTCTATTTCCCGGAGCGTTTGCAACTGATGGATGCGATACGCAGCAGCAAGGAGGCCGCCGTGGAGGACTGGAGCGAAAACTGGAAAGTACGGGCCGACGATCCGCAACTGCGTGAGCGCCTGCTTGCACACCATGTCCCGCTGGCCGCCCCCGATGATTGTGACTATATCTTTCACAAACTGTAG